A portion of the Melanotaenia boesemani isolate fMelBoe1 chromosome 2, fMelBoe1.pri, whole genome shotgun sequence genome contains these proteins:
- the LOC121629515 gene encoding NACHT, LRR and PYD domains-containing protein 3-like yields MLFLLFIQNFFSVVCGRKLKSGLKKKFQCVFEGISKAGNPTLLNQIYTELYITEGGTAEVNDEHEVRQIETASRKPDRSETIITQEEIFKLPPGRDEPIRTVMTKGVAGIGKTVLTQKFTLDWAEDKANQDIQLTFPLTFRELNVLKEKKFSLVELVHHFFTETKEAGICSFEDFQVVFIFDGLDESRLPLDFHNNDTLTDVTESTSVDVLLTNLIRGNLLPSARLWITTRPAAANQIPPDCVGMVTEVRGFTNPQKEEYFRKRFRDKKKSNRIISHIKSSRSLHIMCHIPVFCWITATVLEDVLETREGGELPKTLTEMYIHFLVASVYSGVFTQIFIEERGLYQEKVFSFVHLTVQEFLAALHVRLTFINSGVNLMGERETSKIPQILNLQCVDQWAVYKALQSPNGHLDLFLRFLLGLSMQTNQSLLRGLMTDTGSSSQTNQETVQYIKKKISESLSTERSINLFHCLNELNDRSLVAEIQQFLRSGRLSTEKMSPAQWSALVFILLSSEDLEVFDLKKYLSSEEALLRLLLVVKASSKALLSVCGLSEKSCRALSSVLSSQSSSLTELDLSNNDLLDSGLKQLCDGLKSPNCKLENLSLSGCLITEEGCASLASALTSNSSHLRELDLSYNHPGDSGVKLLMAALKDPNKLRVEPAGEQWLRPGLRKYSCPLTIDTNTVNKNLKLSDNNRMVTYEEKLHSYPEHPDRFDERPQLLGVNLLTGRCYWEVEWRGDVYISVTYRGIGRRGKTSGCLFGHNDQSWSLFCSDDDGYSVCYNYRKTHISSSSSSSSSSVSNRVAVYVDCPAGTLSFYRVSSDALIHLYTFNTTFTHPLLPGLGFWSGSLGSSVFVC; encoded by the exons atgttatttcttcttttcattcagaactttttttctgtagtttgtgGACGTAAACTAAAAtctggtctgaagaagaagttccagtgtgtgtttgaggggatttctaaagcaggaaacccaacccttctgaaccagatctacacagagctctacatcacagagggagggactgcagaggtcaatgatgaacatgaggtcagacagattgaaacagcatccaggaaaccagacagatCAGAAACAATCATCACACAAGAAGAgatctttaaactcccacctggaagagatgaaccaatcagaacagtgatgacaaagggagtggctggcattgggaaaactgtcttaacacagaagttcactctggactgggctgaagacaaagccaaccaggacatccagctgacatttccactgactttcagagagctgaatgtgctgaaagagaaaaagttcagcttggtggaacttgtccatcacttctttactgaaaccaaagaagcaggaatctgcagctttgaagatttccaggttgtcttcatctttgatggtctggatgagagtcgacttcctctggacttccacaacaatgacaccctgactgatgttacagagtccacctctgtggatgtgctgctgactaacctcatcagggggaacctgcttccctctgctcgcctctggataaccacacgacctgcagcagccaatcagatccctcctgactgtgttggcatggtaacagaggtcagagggttcactaacccacagaaggaggagtacttcaggaagaggttcagagataAGAAGAAATCCAacaggatcatctcccacatcaagtcatcacgaagcctccacatcatgtgccacattccagtcttctgctggatcactgctacagttctggaggatgtgctggaaaccagagagggaggagagctgcccaagaccctgactgagatgtacatccacttcctggtggcctcagtttactcaggagtgttcacacagatcttcatagaggagagaggactgtaccaggagaaggtgttcagcttcgtccatctaactgttcaggagtttctggctgctcttcatgtccgtctgaccttcatcaactCTGGTGTCAACCTGATGGGGGAAAGAGAAACATCCAAGATTCCTCAAATACTTAATCTACAATGTGTAGATCAGTGGGCTGTGTACaaggccttacagagtccaaatggacacctggacttgtttCTCCGTTTTCTTCTGGGTCTCTCAATGCAGACTaatcagagtctcctacgaggcctgatgacagacacaggaagtagctcacagaccaatcaggaaacagtccagtacatcaagaagaagatcagtgagaGTCTGTCtacagagagaagcatcaatctgttccactgtctgaatgaactgaatgatcgttctctagTGGCGGAGATTCAAcagttcctgagatcaggacgtctctccacagaaaaaatgtctcctgctcagtggtcagctctggtcttcatcttactgtcatcagaagacctggaggtgtttgacctgaAGAAATATTTGTCTTCAGAAGAGGCTCTTCTGCGGCTGCTGCTAGTTgtcaaagcctccagcaaagctct ATTAAGTGTGTGTGGCCTCTCTGAGAAGAGCTGTAGAGCTCTGTCTTCAGTTCTCAGCTCtcagtcctccagtctgacgGAACTGGATCTGAGTAATAATGACCTGCTGGATTCAGGACTGAagcagctctgtgatggactgaagagtccaaactgcaaactggaaaaCCTCAG CCTGTCAGGCTGTCTGAttacagaggaaggctgtgcttctttGGCCTCAGCTCTCACCTCCAATTCATCCCATCTGAGAGAACTGGACCTCAgctacaaccatccaggagactccGGAGttaagctgctgatggctgcattGAAGGATCCAAACAAGCTCAG ggtggagcctgctggagaacaaTGGTTGAGACCAGGTttgaggaagt attcctgtccactcaccatcgacacaaacacagtgaacaaaaacctcaaactgtctgacaacaacaggatgGTGACATATGAGGAGAAGCTTCACTCGTATCCTGAGCATCCAGACAGATTCGATGAAAGGCCTCAGCTGCTGGGTGTAAATCTTCTGACAGGTCGctgttactgggaggtggagtggagaggagacgttTATATCTCAGTGACTTACAGAGGAATCGGGAGAAGAGGAAAAACCAGTGGCTGTTTGTTTGGTCACAAcgatcagtcctggagtctgtTCTGCTCTGATGATGATGGTTACTCTGTCTGCTACaattacagaaaaacacacatctcttcctcctcatcttcctcctcttcctctgtctctaacagagtagcagtgtatgtggactgtcctgctggaactctgtccttctacagagtctcctctgatgCCCTGATCCACCTCTACACCTTCAACACCACATTCACCCATCCTCTGCTTCCTGGACTGGGGTTTTGGTCTGGGTCACTTGGTtcctcagtgtttgtgtgttga